A window from Streptomyces sp. NBC_00299 encodes these proteins:
- a CDS encoding flavin reductase family protein — MGHAGMAAAAVRYLRSADAPPVEALPRPALRCVGEDERAPVPQAEFRRVLGNFASGVAVVTAPATATATDPQVTADAPQGAAPAGFACQSFSSLSLDPPLVAFMVGRTSTTWPRIARAGVFCVNVLSAGQGELCRAFAVSGADKFAGVTYDAAPVSGSPRLAGTLAWIDCTIHAVHTGGDHLIVVGRVDALGASEGDEVPLLFHKGRFL, encoded by the coding sequence ATGGGACACGCAGGAATGGCGGCCGCCGCCGTCCGCTACCTCAGGTCGGCCGACGCACCGCCCGTGGAGGCGCTGCCGCGCCCGGCGCTGCGCTGTGTCGGCGAGGACGAGCGGGCGCCGGTCCCGCAGGCAGAGTTCCGGCGAGTGCTCGGGAACTTCGCGTCGGGGGTGGCCGTTGTCACGGCACCTGCCACCGCCACCGCCACCGACCCACAAGTCACCGCCGACGCCCCTCAGGGCGCCGCCCCCGCCGGTTTCGCCTGCCAGTCCTTCTCCTCCCTCTCCCTCGACCCGCCCCTGGTCGCCTTCATGGTCGGCCGTACGTCGACGACGTGGCCGCGCATCGCCCGCGCGGGCGTCTTCTGCGTGAACGTCCTGAGCGCCGGCCAGGGCGAGTTGTGCCGCGCCTTCGCGGTGAGCGGCGCGGACAAGTTCGCGGGGGTCACGTACGACGCGGCCCCCGTGTCCGGCTCGCCCCGCCTTGCGGGCACGCTCGCGTGGATCGACTGCACGATCCACGCGGTGCACACGGGCGGCGACCACCTCATCGTCGTAGGACGGGTGGACGCCCTGGGGGCGAGCGAGGGCGACGAGGTGCCGCTGCTGTTCCACAAGGGGCGGTTCCTCTAG
- a CDS encoding enoyl-CoA hydratase/isomerase family protein — MPDSPRVPGNSVDSLVQHATDNQVCRITLNRPETLNAITPDQRERIIELLTDASADPGVRAVVLTGTGRGFCAGADLRGGSAAGERVPGDVARTIRVGAQRLISAVLDCEKPVIAAVNGTAAGLGAHLAFACDLVLAVESAKFIEVFVRRGLVPDGGGAYLLPRLVGPQRAKELMFFGDALTAADAERLGLVNRVVPGGELDKTAREWAARLATGPTRALALTKQLVNASLDSDRTTAFAAEAAAQEINMTTDDAQEGVASFVERRSAEYRGR, encoded by the coding sequence ATGCCCGATTCCCCCCGTGTGCCCGGAAATTCCGTCGATTCATTGGTACAGCACGCCACTGACAACCAGGTCTGCCGCATCACCCTCAACCGCCCCGAAACCCTCAACGCCATCACCCCTGACCAGCGCGAACGCATCATCGAACTGCTCACCGACGCCTCCGCGGACCCCGGCGTACGGGCCGTCGTACTCACCGGAACGGGCCGGGGTTTCTGCGCCGGCGCGGATCTTCGGGGCGGGTCGGCGGCCGGCGAGCGGGTCCCCGGCGACGTCGCCCGCACGATCCGCGTCGGCGCCCAGCGGCTGATCTCGGCCGTACTCGACTGCGAGAAGCCGGTGATCGCGGCGGTGAACGGCACGGCGGCCGGCCTCGGGGCGCACCTCGCCTTCGCCTGCGACCTCGTACTGGCCGTCGAATCCGCCAAGTTCATCGAGGTGTTCGTGCGACGCGGCCTGGTGCCCGACGGCGGTGGCGCCTATCTCCTCCCCCGTCTCGTCGGCCCCCAGCGGGCGAAGGAGCTGATGTTCTTCGGCGACGCGCTCACCGCCGCCGACGCGGAGCGGCTCGGGCTCGTCAACCGGGTCGTGCCCGGCGGGGAGCTGGACAAGACGGCCAGGGAGTGGGCGGCCCGCCTCGCCACCGGCCCGACCCGTGCCCTCGCCCTCACCAAACAGCTCGTCAACGCCTCCCTCGACTCCGACCGCACCACCGCCTTCGCGGCGGAGGCGGCCGCGCAGGAGATCAACATGACGACGGATGACGCCCAGGAGGGGGTGGCGAGTTTCGTGGAGCGCAGGAGCGCCGAGTACCGGGGGCGTTGA
- a CDS encoding acetate--CoA ligase family protein: MLGSTHGTLTTDSRRARVIACGEQPGPAVHGRPAEVDDLDVSGRPLYCDVPDLGRFFRPESVAVIGASDADGRPNTGVTRQLIAWSERVGARLHPVHPSRPSVFGIPCFPSVADLPEQIDLAVLLVADPLPVVEELAEAKVKFAVVFASGFAETGEEGAAAQDRLTAAVERSGIRLLGPNTNLNAFERFRDDLDGPAIALITQSGHQGRPVFALQELGIRLTHWAPTGNEADLETADFISYFAEQPDVGAIACYVEGLKDGRSFLLAADRAARRKVPVVAVKVGRTETGARTAASHTGKLTGADTVVDAAMRQYGVIRVDGLDELQDTATLLARARPPRADGVVVYSISGGTGAHFADLATEAGLPLPVLSEARQAELHQWIPEYLSVSNPVDNGGHPVGDWRGRKIIDSILDDPQVGVLICPVTGPFPPLSDQLVQDLVDAAERTDKLVCVVWGSPVGTEPAYRDVLLGSSRVATFRTVANCITAVRAYLDHHRFVAGYRSPFDEAPRTTSPSFRKAQALIRPGEQLSEHAAKQLLRAYGIRVPREQLVTSAAAAVRAAGLVGYPVVMKASGARIAHKTELGLVKIGLTSASQVRDAYRELTDIARYEDVSLDGVLVCQMVERGVEMVVGATHDDLFGPTVTVGLGGVLVEVLGDTAVRVPPFGEEQARDMCAELRGRALLDGVRGRPPADLDALVEVVLRVQRMALELGDDLAELDINPLMVLPRGQGAVALDALVVCR, translated from the coding sequence ATGCTTGGATCAACCCACGGCACCCTCACCACCGACTCCCGCCGGGCCCGGGTCATCGCCTGTGGCGAGCAACCCGGGCCCGCCGTCCACGGCCGGCCGGCCGAGGTCGACGATCTCGACGTCAGCGGTCGTCCGCTGTACTGCGACGTGCCCGATCTGGGCCGCTTCTTCCGGCCGGAGTCGGTCGCCGTGATCGGCGCCTCGGACGCCGACGGCCGGCCGAACACCGGTGTCACCCGCCAGCTGATCGCCTGGTCCGAGCGGGTCGGCGCCCGGCTCCATCCGGTGCATCCGAGCCGTCCTTCGGTCTTCGGCATCCCCTGCTTCCCTTCCGTCGCCGACCTGCCCGAGCAGATCGATCTCGCCGTGCTGCTGGTCGCCGACCCCCTTCCGGTGGTCGAGGAACTGGCCGAGGCCAAGGTGAAGTTCGCCGTCGTCTTCGCCTCCGGGTTCGCGGAGACCGGCGAGGAGGGCGCCGCCGCACAGGACCGGCTCACCGCCGCCGTCGAACGGTCCGGCATACGGCTGCTGGGCCCCAACACCAACCTCAACGCCTTCGAGCGGTTCCGGGACGACCTGGACGGTCCCGCGATCGCCCTGATCACCCAGTCCGGCCACCAGGGCCGCCCCGTCTTCGCCCTCCAGGAACTCGGCATCCGCCTCACCCACTGGGCACCCACCGGCAACGAGGCCGACCTGGAGACCGCCGACTTCATCTCCTACTTCGCCGAGCAACCCGACGTGGGCGCCATCGCCTGCTACGTCGAGGGCCTCAAGGACGGCCGCTCCTTCCTCCTCGCCGCCGATCGCGCCGCCCGCCGCAAGGTGCCCGTCGTCGCCGTGAAGGTGGGCCGCACCGAGACCGGCGCCCGCACGGCCGCCTCACACACCGGCAAGCTGACCGGCGCGGACACGGTGGTGGACGCGGCGATGCGGCAGTACGGGGTGATCCGGGTCGACGGCCTGGACGAACTCCAGGACACAGCCACCCTGTTGGCCCGTGCCCGGCCGCCCCGCGCCGACGGCGTCGTCGTCTATTCGATCTCGGGCGGCACGGGAGCGCACTTCGCCGACCTGGCGACCGAGGCGGGGCTGCCCCTGCCGGTGCTGTCGGAGGCCAGGCAGGCCGAGCTGCACCAGTGGATACCCGAGTATCTGAGCGTGTCCAACCCGGTCGACAACGGCGGGCACCCGGTCGGGGACTGGCGTGGCCGGAAGATCATCGACTCGATCCTCGACGACCCGCAGGTCGGCGTCCTGATCTGCCCGGTCACCGGGCCCTTCCCGCCCCTCAGCGACCAGCTCGTCCAGGACCTGGTGGACGCCGCCGAGCGGACGGACAAGCTGGTGTGCGTGGTGTGGGGGTCGCCGGTCGGCACCGAGCCCGCGTACCGAGACGTCCTGCTCGGCTCCTCGCGCGTGGCCACCTTCCGGACGGTGGCGAACTGCATCACCGCCGTCCGCGCCTACCTCGACCACCACCGCTTCGTCGCCGGCTACCGCTCCCCCTTCGACGAGGCCCCGCGCACGACCTCGCCGTCCTTCCGCAAGGCGCAGGCACTGATACGCCCGGGCGAGCAGCTGAGCGAGCATGCGGCGAAGCAGCTGCTGCGGGCGTACGGGATCCGTGTCCCGCGCGAGCAGTTGGTGACCAGCGCGGCGGCTGCCGTACGGGCCGCGGGGCTGGTGGGCTACCCGGTGGTGATGAAGGCGTCCGGCGCGCGGATCGCCCACAAGACCGAGCTCGGCCTCGTCAAGATCGGACTGACCTCCGCCAGCCAGGTCCGGGACGCCTACCGAGAATTGACCGACATCGCCCGCTACGAGGACGTCTCCCTGGACGGTGTCCTGGTCTGCCAGATGGTCGAGCGGGGCGTCGAGATGGTCGTGGGCGCCACGCACGACGACCTGTTCGGACCGACCGTGACGGTCGGGCTCGGCGGGGTGCTCGTGGAGGTACTCGGCGACACCGCGGTGCGTGTGCCGCCCTTCGGGGAGGAGCAGGCGCGGGACATGTGCGCCGAATTGCGCGGGCGGGCCCTCCTCGACGGGGTCAGAGGGCGGCCCCCGGCGGACCTCGACGCGCTCGTGGAAGTCGTCCTGCGTGTGCAGCGCATGGCGCTGGAGCTCGGGGACGACCTGGCGGAGCTCGACATCAATCCGCTGATGGTGCTGCCCCGGGGGCAGGGCGCGGTGGCACTGGACGCGTTGGTGGTGTGCCGCTGA
- a CDS encoding flavin monoamine oxidase family protein, translated as MTGAGTASAATRDVDVAIVGAGLAGLTAARDLVAAGKSVVVLEARGRVGGRVLGLDLAGGGVTEGGGEFIGPTQDRIKALADSLGVETFTTYNTGNNLLYKDGRKTPYATDGILGAVPPIDAAGLANAAIVQATLNDLAKKIPVDAPWTAAKADEWDRQTFETWLRANAVIPSAKFLFDVACTSIFSAEPRELSLLFVLFYIAAAGNASAPGTLERLTETADGAQELRFVGGSQLVPVKLAAALGDRVVLSAPVRTISESGGGYIVTADGITVTARKVVVAVPPPLAARITYAPLLPAARDQLTQRLPMASVGKAIAIYDTPFWRADGFNGQVVSDTGVISSTFDNSPPDASYGALMGFIEADEARKLDAASEAEVRAAVLKDYVTYFGEKAASPTSFVLQRWNNEAYTRGGPVSIAAPGVLTQYGPALREPVGGIHWAGTETSTHWMGFMDGAVRSGERVAKEVLAVL; from the coding sequence GTGACCGGCGCCGGTACCGCCTCCGCGGCCACCCGCGACGTGGATGTCGCGATCGTCGGCGCCGGTCTGGCCGGCCTCACCGCGGCCCGCGACCTGGTGGCGGCCGGCAAGTCGGTCGTCGTCCTGGAGGCCCGCGGCCGGGTGGGCGGCCGGGTGTTGGGGCTCGACCTTGCGGGCGGCGGCGTCACCGAGGGCGGCGGTGAGTTCATCGGCCCCACCCAGGACCGCATCAAGGCCCTCGCCGACTCCCTCGGCGTGGAGACCTTCACCACCTACAACACCGGCAACAACCTCCTCTACAAGGACGGCAGGAAGACCCCCTACGCCACCGACGGCATCCTCGGCGCGGTCCCGCCCATCGACGCGGCCGGCCTCGCCAACGCCGCGATCGTGCAGGCCACGCTCAACGACCTGGCCAAGAAGATCCCGGTCGACGCGCCCTGGACGGCGGCGAAGGCCGACGAGTGGGACCGGCAGACCTTCGAGACCTGGCTGCGCGCCAACGCGGTCATCCCGTCGGCCAAGTTCCTCTTCGACGTGGCGTGTACGTCGATCTTCTCGGCCGAGCCCCGTGAGCTCTCCCTCCTGTTCGTCCTCTTCTACATCGCCGCCGCCGGCAACGCGTCCGCCCCCGGCACCCTGGAACGCCTCACCGAGACCGCTGACGGCGCCCAGGAACTGCGCTTCGTCGGCGGCTCCCAACTGGTGCCCGTCAAACTCGCCGCAGCCCTCGGGGACCGAGTGGTGCTGAGCGCCCCGGTGCGCACGATCAGCGAGTCCGGCGGCGGTTACATCGTCACCGCCGACGGCATCACCGTCACGGCCAGGAAGGTCGTCGTCGCCGTGCCTCCGCCCCTCGCCGCCCGCATCACCTACGCGCCCCTTCTCCCCGCCGCCCGCGACCAGCTCACCCAGCGCCTGCCGATGGCCTCGGTCGGCAAGGCGATCGCGATCTACGACACCCCCTTCTGGCGCGCCGACGGCTTCAACGGCCAGGTCGTCAGCGACACCGGCGTCATCAGCTCCACCTTCGACAACTCCCCGCCCGACGCCTCCTATGGCGCTCTGATGGGCTTCATCGAGGCCGACGAGGCCCGCAAGCTGGACGCGGCGAGCGAGGCGGAGGTCCGGGCTGCCGTGCTGAAGGACTACGTGACGTACTTCGGCGAGAAAGCGGCCTCCCCCACCTCCTTCGTGCTGCAACGCTGGAACAACGAGGCCTACACCCGCGGCGGCCCCGTCTCCATCGCCGCCCCCGGCGTCCTGACCCAGTACGGACCCGCCCTGCGGGAGCCGGTCGGCGGTATCCACTGGGCCGGGACGGAGACCTCCACGCACTGGATGGGCTTCATGGACGGGGCGGTGCGGTCGGGAGAGCGGGTGGCGAAGGAGGTACTGGCGGTGCTGTGA
- a CDS encoding flavin-containing monooxygenase — MADSIASPTPTDRPVYVIGGGPGGLSVAHALRARGLRAVVLEKSDRVGASWRRHYDRLHLHTTRRLSGLPGLPIPRRFGRWVARDDVSRYLEKYAEFHDLEIVTGVEVSRVEPAPDGSGWLLHATGGRELTGAAVVVATGHNHTPRIPDWPGLDTYSGEFLHAGEYRNPAPYADRDVLVVGIGNTGAEIAVDLVEGGASRVRLAVRTVPHIVRRSTAGWPAQRTSILVRRLPVGLVDRLAKPVAKLSVPDLSAQGLPRPDSGLYSRVKEGAIPVLDVGLIDAVRKGRIEIVAAVDGFEDGKVLLADGTRVSPDAVIAATGYVRALEGLVGHLDVLDPRGKPVAQGARTPANAPGLFFTGYTNPISGNLREMAIDAQKIAKAVARGADGDRDGGRRVSRLPV; from the coding sequence ATGGCCGACTCCATAGCGTCCCCGACCCCCACGGACCGCCCCGTCTACGTCATCGGCGGCGGCCCCGGCGGACTCTCCGTCGCGCACGCGCTGCGCGCCCGGGGACTGCGTGCGGTGGTGCTGGAGAAGTCGGACCGGGTCGGCGCCTCCTGGCGGCGCCACTACGACCGGCTCCATCTGCACACCACCCGACGGCTGTCGGGCCTGCCCGGACTGCCGATACCGCGTCGGTTCGGGCGTTGGGTGGCCCGGGACGACGTGTCGCGCTACCTGGAGAAGTACGCGGAGTTCCACGACCTGGAGATCGTCACCGGCGTCGAGGTCTCCCGCGTCGAGCCCGCCCCCGACGGCTCCGGCTGGCTGCTGCACGCCACCGGCGGCCGTGAACTGACCGGCGCCGCCGTCGTCGTGGCCACCGGCCACAACCACACCCCGCGCATCCCGGACTGGCCCGGCCTGGACACCTACAGCGGTGAGTTCCTGCACGCCGGCGAGTACCGCAACCCGGCGCCCTACGCCGACCGCGACGTCCTGGTCGTCGGCATCGGCAACACCGGTGCCGAGATCGCCGTGGACCTGGTGGAAGGCGGCGCCTCGCGGGTGCGGCTGGCCGTGCGTACGGTGCCGCACATCGTGCGCCGCTCCACCGCCGGGTGGCCCGCCCAGCGCACCAGCATCCTCGTACGGCGGCTGCCGGTCGGGCTCGTCGACCGGCTCGCCAAGCCCGTGGCGAAGCTGAGCGTGCCGGACCTGTCGGCCCAGGGGCTGCCGCGCCCCGACTCCGGGCTCTACAGCCGGGTCAAGGAAGGCGCGATCCCGGTCCTCGACGTCGGCCTCATCGACGCCGTACGCAAGGGCCGTATCGAGATCGTGGCCGCCGTCGACGGCTTCGAGGACGGGAAGGTCCTCCTCGCCGACGGCACCCGCGTCTCGCCGGACGCCGTCATCGCGGCCACCGGCTACGTCCGCGCCCTGGAAGGCCTCGTGGGCCACCTCGACGTCCTCGACCCCCGCGGCAAACCCGTCGCCCAGGGCGCCCGCACCCCCGCCAACGCCCCCGGCCTGTTCTTCACCGGCTACACCAACCCCATCAGCGGCAACCTCCGCGAGATGGCGATCGACGCGCAGAAGATCGCGAAGGCCGTCGCCCGCGGCGCTGACGGTGACAGGGATGGCGGCCGGCGGGTCTCCCGGCTGCCGGTCTGA
- a CDS encoding subtype B tannase: MGIGATAGVAAVGGIALSAQASSGSSGSGSSGASSGASSGSPSGSPSGSPSGSPSSDALAFDKDAYSTLTTTITDADGVEHDVEYRFYKAITYVAKPVDEKYQSLNVSVPVKIDGTAVDATHAPILFANSVGGYMPSSVADATGVGGGGTTRAPGGGAPNASASPSTSASSASVSPSASTSASGEVASGGNGMVNAQGGMVSLPKLALAAGYVVVEPGARGRTLKNSAGEYYGVAPAAIVDLKAAVRYVRFNKDRIPGNVDRIVSSGTSAGGALSSLLGASGDSPLYAKHLKAVGAADTSDAVFATGALCPITDLEHADGAYEWNWGSNATSSRSTCRRARTTSSASAPPRPATSRPTAPRTTARA, encoded by the coding sequence ATGGGGATCGGGGCGACCGCAGGGGTCGCGGCGGTCGGAGGCATCGCCCTGAGCGCGCAGGCGTCGAGCGGGTCGAGCGGGTCGGGATCCTCCGGGGCGTCCTCCGGGGCGTCCTCTGGGTCGCCCTCTGGGTCGCCCTCGGGGTCGCCCTCGGGGTCGCCCTCGTCCGACGCCCTGGCCTTCGACAAGGACGCCTACTCGACCCTGACGACGACCATCACGGACGCCGACGGGGTCGAGCACGACGTGGAGTACCGCTTCTACAAGGCGATCACCTACGTCGCGAAGCCGGTCGACGAGAAGTACCAGAGCCTGAACGTGAGCGTCCCCGTGAAGATCGACGGTACGGCCGTCGACGCCACGCACGCCCCGATCCTGTTCGCCAACTCGGTCGGCGGCTACATGCCGTCGTCGGTCGCGGACGCGACGGGCGTGGGCGGCGGCGGGACGACCAGGGCGCCGGGTGGGGGCGCGCCGAACGCCTCCGCGTCGCCGAGCACCTCCGCGTCATCAGCCTCCGTCTCGCCGAGCGCCTCCACTTCGGCCTCGGGTGAGGTGGCTTCCGGCGGCAACGGCATGGTGAACGCCCAGGGCGGAATGGTCAGCCTCCCCAAGCTGGCGCTCGCGGCCGGTTACGTCGTCGTCGAGCCCGGCGCCCGCGGTCGTACGCTCAAGAACTCCGCCGGCGAGTACTACGGCGTCGCCCCCGCGGCGATCGTCGACCTCAAGGCCGCCGTCCGCTACGTGCGGTTCAACAAGGACCGCATACCCGGCAACGTCGACCGCATCGTCTCCTCCGGCACCAGCGCGGGCGGCGCCCTGTCCTCCCTGCTCGGCGCGTCCGGCGACAGCCCGCTCTACGCCAAGCACCTCAAGGCGGTCGGCGCGGCCGACACGAGCGACGCCGTCTTCGCGACCGGCGCCTTGTGCCCGATCACCGACCTGGAGCACGCCGATGGTGCCTACGAGTGGAACTGGGGCTCCAACGCGACGAGTTCGCGTTCGACCTGTCGACGGGCGAGAACAACCTCTTCGGCCTCGGCACCACCCAGGCCCGCCACTTCACGGCCTACGGCGCCAAGAACGACAGCACGGGCCTGA
- a CDS encoding DoxX family membrane protein has protein sequence MDAIWLTGAEWLAVLRIGLGVWWLESWRHKDKKSWFEGAGISWAADVAAKHRWNAVRSGFEAVVTPRPRTMAYVVLYAEFALGLGLILGFLTPIALVGGLLLNVLYFTLMIHDWGEQGQNSMMALISVVALFGMSWQSWSVDSALGLF, from the coding sequence ATGGACGCGATCTGGCTCACAGGTGCGGAATGGCTGGCCGTGCTCCGCATAGGCCTCGGGGTGTGGTGGCTGGAGAGCTGGCGGCACAAGGACAAGAAGAGCTGGTTCGAGGGGGCGGGGATCTCCTGGGCGGCGGACGTGGCGGCCAAGCACCGCTGGAACGCCGTACGGTCCGGCTTCGAGGCCGTCGTGACACCCCGGCCGCGGACCATGGCGTACGTCGTCCTGTACGCGGAGTTCGCCCTCGGGCTCGGGCTCATCCTCGGGTTTCTGACCCCGATCGCCCTTGTCGGCGGGCTGTTGCTCAACGTCCTCTACTTCACGCTCATGATCCACGACTGGGGCGAGCAGGGGCAGAACTCGATGATGGCGCTGATCTCGGTGGTCGCGTTGTTCGGGATGTCGTGGCAGTCGTGGTCGGTGGACAGCGCGCTGGGGTTGTTCTGA
- a CDS encoding Zn-ribbon domain-containing OB-fold protein, protein MSGQRYDIPEADAFTRTYWDAAAQGQLIIRTCRACARAHHYPREFCPHCWSEDVAWEPASGRATLYTWSVVHRNDLPPFGERTPYVAAVVDLAEGPRMMTEVVECADAGRLRAGMELSVVFRDGVPVFRAAG, encoded by the coding sequence ATGAGCGGGCAGCGATACGACATCCCGGAGGCCGACGCCTTCACCCGCACCTACTGGGACGCGGCGGCGCAGGGGCAGTTGATCATCCGCACGTGCCGCGCCTGCGCCCGCGCCCACCACTACCCCCGCGAGTTCTGCCCCCACTGCTGGAGCGAGGACGTGGCGTGGGAGCCCGCGAGCGGCCGGGCCACCCTCTACACCTGGTCCGTCGTGCACCGCAACGACCTGCCGCCCTTCGGGGAGCGGACGCCGTACGTCGCCGCCGTGGTCGATCTCGCCGAGGGGCCGCGGATGATGACCGAGGTCGTGGAGTGCGCGGACGCCGGGCGGCTGCGGGCCGGGATGGAACTGTCGGTCGTCTTCCGGGACGGGGTACCGGTGTTCCGGGCTGCCGGTTGA
- a CDS encoding GNAT family N-acetyltransferase — translation MPHPDIRPAGHPYPHPHPHLYAHPDLHGHGLRLRPWDPDSEDDAATWFRGRSDPEFRRWNTPLRITTDLDSARESLRDTARNMREGASAAYCVTDAATGTAVGHVAVNVIDWIMRSGRVGYWVLPEARGRRVATHALTLVAQWALAEPGLALHRLELGHAVGHDSSCRIAERCGFRYEGTQRGAMWEAGRQDAYRDVHLHARLATDPDPDPDPDLDSDTGRDADSNVNL, via the coding sequence ATGCCTCACCCCGACATACGCCCCGCCGGTCACCCGTACCCCCACCCGCACCCCCACCTGTACGCCCATCCCGACCTGCACGGCCACGGCCTGCGCCTGCGCCCCTGGGACCCGGACTCCGAGGACGACGCCGCGACCTGGTTCCGGGGCCGCAGCGACCCGGAGTTCCGGCGCTGGAACACCCCGTTGCGGATCACGACGGACCTCGACAGCGCCCGGGAGTCCCTGCGTGACACGGCACGGAACATGCGGGAGGGCGCCTCCGCGGCGTACTGCGTCACCGACGCGGCGACCGGCACCGCAGTCGGACACGTCGCCGTCAACGTCATCGACTGGATCATGCGCTCCGGCCGCGTCGGCTACTGGGTGCTCCCCGAGGCCCGCGGCCGCCGTGTCGCCACCCACGCGCTCACCCTCGTCGCCCAATGGGCCCTCGCCGAGCCCGGCCTGGCCCTGCACCGTCTCGAACTCGGCCATGCCGTCGGCCATGACTCCTCCTGCCGCATCGCCGAGCGGTGCGGTTTCCGGTACGAAGGGACCCAGCGCGGCGCGATGTGGGAGGCGGGGCGGCAGGACGCGTACCGGGACGTCCATCTGCACGCGCGGCTGGCGACGGACCCAGACCCGGACCCGGACCCGGACCTCGACTCGGACACGGGCCGGGACGCGGACTCGAACGTCAACCTGTAG
- a CDS encoding GNAT family N-acetyltransferase — protein MRPDDWYCTQDLTGFLSHAGGFLRSRPDLHTVVLTVTETLRTSGLRAYGDEAPVFGVLEVGGQVRAAYFRTPPYRLNVTPLTPDEADSLAAHLVALGHSVPGVIAARETAEAFAAAWRRHAGGRATAGQSQRLYRLGNLTLPQPFPAGRARVAGKEDREQLTCWYGEFIEAVGDHAARDAAAWADSRISYGGITIWEDADGTPLAMAGVTPVVAGQVRVAPVYTPAHLRGRGYAGAVTAQVSRAVLASGVREVLLFTDLANQTSNSLYQRIGYRAVADFAAYDFRGARGI, from the coding sequence ATGCGCCCGGACGACTGGTACTGCACCCAGGATCTCACCGGCTTCCTCTCCCACGCCGGTGGCTTCCTGCGCTCACGCCCCGATCTGCACACCGTCGTCCTGACGGTGACCGAGACGCTGCGCACCAGCGGGTTGCGTGCGTACGGCGACGAGGCGCCGGTCTTCGGGGTGCTGGAGGTGGGCGGGCAGGTACGGGCCGCCTACTTCCGAACCCCGCCCTACCGGCTGAACGTCACCCCGCTCACCCCCGACGAGGCCGACTCCCTCGCCGCCCACCTGGTCGCCCTCGGCCACTCGGTCCCCGGCGTCATCGCGGCGCGCGAGACCGCCGAGGCGTTCGCCGCCGCCTGGCGCCGGCACGCGGGCGGCCGGGCCACGGCCGGGCAGAGCCAACGCTTGTACCGGCTCGGCAACTTGACCCTGCCGCAGCCCTTCCCGGCCGGCCGGGCGCGGGTCGCGGGCAAGGAGGACCGGGAGCAACTGACGTGCTGGTACGGCGAGTTCATCGAGGCCGTCGGCGACCACGCCGCCCGTGACGCCGCCGCGTGGGCCGACTCGCGGATCTCCTACGGAGGCATCACCATCTGGGAGGACGCCGACGGCACCCCCCTCGCCATGGCCGGCGTGACCCCGGTGGTCGCCGGCCAGGTCCGGGTCGCCCCTGTCTACACCCCGGCCCATCTGCGCGGACGCGGCTACGCGGGCGCGGTCACGGCCCAGGTCAGCCGGGCCGTGCTCGCCTCCGGGGTGCGTGAGGTACTGCTCTTCACGGACCTCGCCAACCAGACGAGCAACAGCCTTTACCAGCGCATCGGGTACCGGGCCGTGGCCGACTTCGCGGCGTACGACTTCCGGGGGGCCCGGGGCATCTAG